GCGCAATGCCAAATGGGTGGCGTTGCTGGCCACGAGCCTGACCTTTCTGGTGTCGTTGTTCATTCTGGCAAAGTTCAACCCCGCCGACACCGGCTTTCAGATGGTGGAAGAGCGCGAATGGCTGCTGGGGCTGAAATACAAGATGGGTGTTGACGGGATCAGCGTTCTCTTTGTGTTGCTGACCACCTTCATGATGCCGCTTTCGATCTGGGCAAGCTGGGGTGTGAACTCCCGCGTCAAGGAATACATGATCGCCTTCCTGGTTCTGGAAACCCTGATGTTGGGCGTGTTCATGGCGCTTGATCTGGTGCTGTTCTATCTGTTCTTCGAGGCCGGGCTTATCCCGATGTTCCTGATCATCGGGATCTGGGGCGGCAAGGAACGGATTTACGCGAGCTTCAAGTTCTTCCTCTATACCTTCCTCGGCTCGGTTCTGATGCTGGTGGCGATGGTTGGGATGTTCTCGGATGCGGGCACAACCGATATTGCGCAGCTTCTGACGCATCAGTTTGGGTCTGAAACCTTCAGCCTGATGGGTATTCAGATTGTTGGCGGGATGCAGACGCTGCTCTGGCTGGCCTTCTTCGCCAGTTTCGCGGTTAAGATGCCGATGTGGCCGGTGCATACCTGGCTGCCGGATGCGCACGTGCAGGCGCCGACCGCCGGGTCGGTCGTTCTGGCGGCAATCCTCTTGAAGATGGGCGGCTATGGCTTCCTGCGCTTTTCGCTGCCGATGTTTCCGGTGGCGTCTGATCTGTTGGCACCGCTGGTGTTCTGGATGAGTGCGATTGCGATTGTCTATACCTCGCTGGTGGCCTTGGTGCAGACGGACATGAAGAAGCTGATTGCTTATTCGTCGGTTGCCCACATGGGCTATGTGACGATGGGTATATTTACGGCCAACCAACAAGGGGTTGATGGCGCCATCTTCCAGATGCTCTCGCACGGGTTCATCTCGGGCGCGCTGTTCCTCTGTGTTGGAGTGATCTATGACCGGATGCACACCCGCGAAATCGACGCCTATGGCGGGCTGGTCAATCGGATGCCGGCCTATGCGTTGATCTTTATGTTCTTCACCATGGCGAACGTTGGTTTGCCGGGGACTTCAGGCTTCATCGGCGAACTGCTTGTGCTGATCGGTATCTTCCAGGTCAACACCTGGGTGGCGCTGGTGGCGACATCGGGCGTGATCCTGAGTGCGTCTTATGCGCTCTGGCTTTATCGCCGGGTGGTATTGGGCGATCTGATCAAGGAGAGCCTGAAAACCATCAAGGATATGAGCAGCCGCGAGAAGGCGATCTTTGCGCCGCTGGTGGCAATGACCCTGTTGCTTGGGGTCTATCCGGCGCTCGTGACCGATATCATCAGCCCCTCGGTCGAGGCGTTGATTGGCAATTATGACACCGCGCTGGCGGATGCTCAGGCATCCAGCCAGGTCGCGGCCTCGCACTGACGGAGAGAGAGATGATCCAGGCTGATCTGAACATTATCCTGCCCGAGATTGTTCTTTCGCTTTATGCGATGGGCGCACTTCTGGGGGCGGTCTACACCGGCAAGGACAAGCTGGCCGGGCCTTTGATCTGGTCCACGGCGGCTTTGATGGCTGCATTGGGGATCTGGATCGGGATGACCGGGACGGGCACCAGGAACGCCTTTGGCGGCATGTTCATCGACGATGGCTTTGCGCGATTTGCCAAGGTGGTTATCCTGCTCAGCGCGGCGGCTGTTCTGGTGATGGGGCAGGATTTCATGGCCCGTCGCGGGATGTTGAAATTCGAATACCCGGTTCTTGTCACGCTGAGCGCCGTTGGCATGATGATGATGGTCTCGGCGGGCGATCTCATGGCGCTTTATATGGGGTTGGAGCTGCAATCTCTGGCGCTTTATGTGGTGGCGGCGATGCGGCGCGAAAGCGTGCGTTCGACCGAGGCGGGGCTTAAATACTTCGTGCTTGGCGCGCTCAGCTCTGGCTTGCTGCTCTATGGCGCATCGCTGACCTATGGCTATGCGGGAACGACGCTGTTTTCCGGGATTATCGCGGCGGCGGGTGACGGTCAGGCGTCAATCGGGCTGTTGTTCGGGCTTGTCTTTGTGATGGTGGGGTTGGCGTTCAAAGTGAGCGCGGTGCCGTTTCACATGTGGACGCCGGATGTCTATGAAGGCTCGCCAACGCAGGTTACGGCGTTCTTTGCCACCGCGCCGAAGATGGCGGCTATCGCTTTGCTGGCGCGGGTGTTGCACGATGCCTTTGGCGGGGTAAGCGCGGATTGGGGTCAGGTTCTGGCTCTGCTGTCGCTTCTGTCGATGTTCCTTGGCGCCGTTGCGGGTATTGGGCAAACCGATATCAAGCGGCTGATGGCTTATTCGTCGATCTCGCATATGGGCTTTGCCTTGATGGGGCTGGCGGCGGGCACGGCGTTTGGTGTGCAGGCGATGCTGATCTACATGGCGATCTATGTGACGATGAATATCGGCACCTTCGGCTTCATCCTGAGCATGGAGCGTGATGGTCAGCCGGTGACTGATATCAAGTCGCTGAACCAATATTCCAAGCGCGAGCCGGGGCGTGCGCTGGCGATGCTGATCTTGCTGTTTTCACTGGCCGGGGTGCCGCCGCTGGTGGGCTTTTTCGGCAAGCTTTATGTGCTGCGCGCCGCTTATGAGGGCGGGCTGGCGTGGCTGGCGGTGGCCGGTGTGATCGCGTCGGTGATCGGTGCGTTTTATTACCTGCGCATCGTCTATTACATGTATTTTGGCGAAGAAGGTGAGGCGCTGGACAAGGGCCGTGCCTCGGTCGCTTGGGTGTTCTTGATGGTCAGCGCGGCAATCATGCTGGTCGGGGTTGTGAACCTCTTTGGGGTCGAGACCATGGCGCAGGCGGCGGCGGCGGCGCTGGTCAACTGATCTGGGGAAAACCCCTTGGCAGGCGCCCGCTTTATCGGCGGGCGTTTTGCGTTTGTCGGGCGCAGGATTTGGATATTTTTGGCAAGATGAAGTTGGGGGACGGTGCATGAACGGCTGGCCTGACGGATATGGACGCCGGGTGCTTGATGAGGTGGACAGCACCATGGCCGAGGCGGCGCGGATTGCACCCGATCTGGCCGGGCCGGAATGGATTTTGGCGCGTCGGCAGGTGGCAGGGCGCGGGCGGCGCGGGCGGGCCTGGCGAGATCCGCAAGGCAACTTTGCCTCGACATTGGTGATGCAGCCGGATGAGGCGCCGGGGCAGGTGGCATTGCGCTCGTTCGTGGCGGCGCTGGCGCTGTTTGATGCTTGTGTGGCCGCGACGGGGCGCCCCGATGGGTTTGCGCTGAAATGGCCGAATGATGTGTTGTTGAATGGTGGCAAGCTGGCCGGGATCCTGCTGGAAAGCTCGGGTCAGGGGGGGGCGATCAGCCATCTGGCGATAGGCATCGGGGTCAACCTCTCGCATGTGCCCGAGGCGGTCGAGCAGGGGGCGGTGCGCCCGGTGTCGCTGAGGGGGGAGACCGGGGTGGTGATTGATCCTGAGGATTTTCTGGAGGTGTTGGCGGGTGCTTTTGCCAAGCGGGAAGCGGCGTTTCGCGCCCATGGGTTCAAGCCTGTGCGTGAGGCCTGGTTGGCGCGGGCGGCGCGCCTGGGCGAGGTGATCACGGCGCGCACCGTGCGCGATGAGGTGACCGGAAAGTTCGAAACGGTGGACGAGACGGGCAATCTTGTTCTATCCACCCCCAAAGGCCGTGTGGCGATTGCTGCGGCGGACATATTCTTTTGAAAGGTCACGCGCATGCTGT
This window of the Rhodobacteraceae bacterium LMO-JJ12 genome carries:
- a CDS encoding NADH-quinone oxidoreductase subunit M, which translates into the protein MDNLLSIVTFIPALAALILGVFLRGEDEAAQRNAKWVALLATSLTFLVSLFILAKFNPADTGFQMVEEREWLLGLKYKMGVDGISVLFVLLTTFMMPLSIWASWGVNSRVKEYMIAFLVLETLMLGVFMALDLVLFYLFFEAGLIPMFLIIGIWGGKERIYASFKFFLYTFLGSVLMLVAMVGMFSDAGTTDIAQLLTHQFGSETFSLMGIQIVGGMQTLLWLAFFASFAVKMPMWPVHTWLPDAHVQAPTAGSVVLAAILLKMGGYGFLRFSLPMFPVASDLLAPLVFWMSAIAIVYTSLVALVQTDMKKLIAYSSVAHMGYVTMGIFTANQQGVDGAIFQMLSHGFISGALFLCVGVIYDRMHTREIDAYGGLVNRMPAYALIFMFFTMANVGLPGTSGFIGELLVLIGIFQVNTWVALVATSGVILSASYALWLYRRVVLGDLIKESLKTIKDMSSREKAIFAPLVAMTLLLGVYPALVTDIISPSVEALIGNYDTALADAQASSQVAASH
- the nuoN gene encoding NADH-quinone oxidoreductase subunit NuoN, whose amino-acid sequence is MIQADLNIILPEIVLSLYAMGALLGAVYTGKDKLAGPLIWSTAALMAALGIWIGMTGTGTRNAFGGMFIDDGFARFAKVVILLSAAAVLVMGQDFMARRGMLKFEYPVLVTLSAVGMMMMVSAGDLMALYMGLELQSLALYVVAAMRRESVRSTEAGLKYFVLGALSSGLLLYGASLTYGYAGTTLFSGIIAAAGDGQASIGLLFGLVFVMVGLAFKVSAVPFHMWTPDVYEGSPTQVTAFFATAPKMAAIALLARVLHDAFGGVSADWGQVLALLSLLSMFLGAVAGIGQTDIKRLMAYSSISHMGFALMGLAAGTAFGVQAMLIYMAIYVTMNIGTFGFILSMERDGQPVTDIKSLNQYSKREPGRALAMLILLFSLAGVPPLVGFFGKLYVLRAAYEGGLAWLAVAGVIASVIGAFYYLRIVYYMYFGEEGEALDKGRASVAWVFLMVSAAIMLVGVVNLFGVETMAQAAAAALVN
- a CDS encoding biotin--[acetyl-CoA-carboxylase] ligase gives rise to the protein MNGWPDGYGRRVLDEVDSTMAEAARIAPDLAGPEWILARRQVAGRGRRGRAWRDPQGNFASTLVMQPDEAPGQVALRSFVAALALFDACVAATGRPDGFALKWPNDVLLNGGKLAGILLESSGQGGAISHLAIGIGVNLSHVPEAVEQGAVRPVSLRGETGVVIDPEDFLEVLAGAFAKREAAFRAHGFKPVREAWLARAARLGEVITARTVRDEVTGKFETVDETGNLVLSTPKGRVAIAAADIFF